The Primulina tabacum isolate GXHZ01 chromosome 1, ASM2559414v2, whole genome shotgun sequence genome contains the following window.
TTTGGCGCACTTTAAAACAATGAAAATCCCTGTCTTTGATCCTTAGGCTATTATGGAAACCCAAGTTCTGGATATATTTGTTGAGCTAGATATCCATTAGTTGATTGATGCAGTAATTTATTATGTTTGTGAATGCACACAATGCGAGAACTAGGGTGCTACGTATTTATGATATACCGTATCAACTATCAATCTTTCACTAAGCTCTTTGCTCACCTTTAGCATAGGGAGGAGTGTGTTCTTCCGAAGTGAATTACTTCATGTTGACTCATAactcattgcatattttttgttgtcattttGTCCTGCCCTTATGTTTGACTTTGCTTGTGAAATGGCATTTGTAGTTGGACCACGTGGTTGCTCCAAATCCACAAATGTCGAGAATGAAAGACAACCAAGCGGAGTTGATGCTTAATCAACAACATCGAGCAGGCAGTCATTCTGCTCCAATAAATTCAGAGAAGTTTGGTCCGGCTGAAAGAATCAGAGAAATGCAGGCTACTGTGTGGAAACTTAATACCCATGTGTTGCCCACTCCAGCTGAGGCTAAGAGTTCAAGAACAAATACTTGTACACCACCTACAAGTACGACATTACCCAATAAAAGCTCAAAAAATCTGTGGCATTCTTCTCCACTCGACACAGAAAAGCACAAGAAATTCACAGATGATCATATGTCTGCACACAGTACCTCCAAATCTCTAGTGGCAGTCGAAGAGAACAGTGATAAGCACTTTCTCCCACTTCCTCGCCCTCTGAACGAAGTAGCTGCTGTACCACAAGTTGATGGACATGGTGGAATCGATactcaaaaaattaaaagacaAGCATTCTCTGGTCCATTAGCTCCCAAGCCATCATCTAACAAGCTCCAGTTATTTACCAATGGACCCATTGGTTCTACTGAACCACCCCAAACAATTTCTGGAATGTTTTCTCATGTAACTTGTGGTCCTCCCCCACCACCCTCGTCTCTAAACTTACCTCACAATGCTGCACATCCTCTTCTATCTTCCCCTAAAATAAGTGAGCTTCATGAGCTTCCTAGGCCTCCCGATTCGTTGGCTTCAAATCCTGTTCGTTCTGCTGTTGCTCTCGGGCACTCTGCTCCTCTAGGCAATAGAAATCGAGAAATATCTCCAACATATAGGAATCCTTTACGGTCATCTAAAGAAGGCTCACCACTTCCACTCCCACGGCTAAGCATCTCTCGAAGTTTCTCTATACGTACTAGTAGTCAAGAGGCCATATCTCTACATGCTGGCAAGGGGCGACAATCTTCTCAAATTTCACAAAACATTGAAGTAGCTTCTCCTCCGTTAACACCTATAGCGTTGCTGAACATGAAGTTACCAAACTCTGGGCAAATACAAGGTAATCACTATTATAGTAGATACACATGCGTAAGCACGTACATTTTAGTGCTCAAGTAGGTAAGTCATGATTTACAATCCAGAATGCATTGGCTGATTGATTATTTTAGAAGATTTTGTTGTTATTTCCTGCTCTCCGTTACAATAGTATATCAAACGATTAAGTAGCATGGGAAAGAGAAAATACTAGATATTTGGGAGACAATCTACTCATCCTAATCTTTGTTCAATTGATACAGGTGGCAACTGAACTATCTTCCATATGCACAAGGAGTGTCTGCGTTCATTCTTTTGGCTTTGTAGGCTGAGTATGTTTTATTAGCTTCTTGCTGGGTAAAGGTCTGTAAATATAGTTCCATAAATTTTGCTCTGACTGCAGAGCTGTTTCCATTATCATATGCTTGATTTTGTAGAATGTATGCTGATTTCTCTTAACTAACTAACTCCATTCGAAAATTGCTtcttgaaaattttggaaatatGAATGATATGTTGTGCTAATAGGAATATATGTTACTGTATGTTTATGTCTAAACGAGACCTGCAGATAAACTTGAGTAGACGTTATTGCTTCTTTGGCAGCAATTTTTATTTGgatgtcaattaaatttaatggTCCATAGCTGACGTTTTATATGATTAGTGTACTTGTTTTTTGTGCCTGAAAGCAATTAAACTAATATATAGTAAGAACGAAAAACGTTTTTCGTTAAAGGTTAGGTACCATGTCAACTGTCtacatttataataaaattaatatttttgacataaaaaaaattatttcatgatAATCTAAATAAGAGATTATGAATTGGGTCTTGAGATCATGTCACAAGCGTTCTTCAAATACTGTCACTATTTTTCTCATTTGACAAATTCTACGGAAGGATCTAAACAATAAATATAATGAGCTGCTCTTTTGGGCCATCAACACAAAAGCCCATAATACACCGAGGATTGCGTGGCGGACTATGTCCATAGGTTGGTGGAACGTATTCATTTATACGACAATAACATCAAAATAAGAGGTTTGTGTGTCGTCCGCTAATATGctaaaatattagaaaattgTGGAAATGTATGTGTGTATAGACAGACGTGTATGTTTGTGTGCGAGTGTATGTTTTCAATTGAAGAAAAAGGTGTGAAAATTACAATTTCGGTGACGTTCGGATGTGAAGATGGCATTAAAGAAACTGGGAAATTCATTACcacaataatttatattttgtcAATACTTGTGAAACAAGTGTTCAAAGTAAGTCccgaaataaaaaaataaaaaaattccatcatcatcatcctcctCGTTTTTCATTTTGTGGCATCGTTATTATTATAATGTGATATGTTCGAAGTTTATGACAAGTGCTTCATTGATTATTATATTTGATAATATAATGTCTAGGTTGGCAAATATTCCTTGTCATTTGATATGGGCTTATATTTATTAGAGTTTGCAATGCAAATTTTCTCTTGTACATCTTTCAATGCTctgttaaacaaaataattatatatttttttaaatccaaaGGTATTTAAGACATTTCATTACAGTGTGATCCGACTTTTCGAACCAAACACAATACAATGTCGATAATCCAATACCAATCATGTGGCTGTTGCCGTTACAGCTTGCCGCCTCCATTTTTCCGTCCATTTTCCGGTTTCTCCGGCAGATCTTTCCCAACTCCTAACTCTACTGCCCGCGCTGTCCTGGAGAACAGCACTTCAGGTAAAATCCTATTGTCCTCCATCGCTTAACTTCCATATGGTCTTTATAATTGTGTCTCTCTTTTTGTTAGATTCTGTGGTGGAGAAAGTTATTGAAGCCGATCCTTTCTCAGCCATTAAAGTGAGTCCTTGACTTCGAATGCTTCTGTTGGATAATCTGATTAGGATTCATAACCCTTTACTTTATTTCAGAAGAGGGCTTCGGAGATATCCTCAGATTTAAAGGGAACCTCCATATTTTTAGTTGGTGAGCGTGTTTTTTCTTCTCCTTTCAAACATATTTCAGAGTTTAATGTCGAGGTTGTATCACTGAAGGAATGAACAACTCCTATAAATCTAGCTTGGGGGTAATTCTGGCGGATGCTTTGCGATATTATTTCTTTGACAGGTTTTTTAAAGCCCGCTGTTTCTCGATTAAATGTTCTCTCAGATGCTAGAATGATTGCCTTCATTAAGTGTAGTTTCACAATGCAGTGATAGTTTGGTGGAGGAAGCTGTTGGTGGAAAAGGCGCTGCAGTATCATTGGTTGAGAGCGAAAAAGAGGGATATCTTGCATCGGAGGTCACTccttttttgaaaaattcattAGTTTCATGCACGATGAAATTTATGGCTGATGCATGGAATTGCTGTCTTTAGACTGAAGTACTGAAGCAGTTGTCATCAATGGGTCGATTGATTGTTTGCGCTGGAAATGGTGCTGTTAAAAGCTCGTCGAATTTGTAGGAGTGTCTGTGATTTGTTATAAATACAAAGATCCATTATGCCCTGTATGTAACTCTGATTAATCATTTGCATTTTTAGGGCATTGTTGAGACATGGCATTTCAATCTGGATCGATGTGCCTTTAGACTTGGTGGCCAGAGAGATAATGGAAGATAGAATTCAACTATCTGCATCAGACACTACCATATGCAATTCTTCTGATGAGgttcattcatttcagatttgagtTTATGTAGAATATACATACATACCAATCCTAGCAATGTGTGTATTATGGTTTTATGAATAATCTGTAGTGGTTTATATCAGATTCTCGATCAATTAACTACATTGTACAATAGTGGGCGAAGTGGGTATTCTACAGCTGATGCAACCATTTCACTTCAGAGTATGTTCCCCTCATACATGTATCGTTCCTCTTCATTTGGATGGCGTTCTTTTATGCACTCTTGTGCTTGTATGTGGCAGAATTAGCTTCTGAGTTGGGTTATGATGAACTGAATGAGGTTACTGTAGAAGATATGTGTATGGAGGTGAATAGTTGTTGGAATTTGGAAatgatgtatttttttaaaatgtttaattgACGACCAAGTCATAGAATGCACCTGCTCTTTATGTTGAACAGGTTCTGAAGGAGATAGAAAGACTAGTGAGAGTGAAGAAGATGATGGAAGAGGCTGCGAGACCATTTTAGTCACCAGGTGCAATTACGTTAGTGTCCGTATAAGAATTTGAATGATTTGTACGTAATTTGTAGGCTGCGTTATGTTTTCTCGAATTATAAAAATGAgttctttaaaattttactcCGCTGCTACACTTTAATCCTCACGAGCTTCTCCCTCTGGATGAGCATATGGCTCATTTGCCTGCAATTGTGTGATCTAGTGGTTTTATGTATGTATCTGCTATCCAATTTTTAATAACATGAGCAGTGGTGACAATCATCAAGGATCAATTTTCCGATAAATTTGTTTACGACTGACTAGCTAGAGCCGACTGAAAGTTGGAGAAGTAAAATTAGCACTGGTGGTTGGGGTTGCAGGTGGTCAAGAACATCACGTTTACGCTTCAGCTCCCTTGAAAAGTCGATGAAACTCTATTATTCACCGAAGCCCACAACATCCATATAAAGTTGGGGCATAGatataatttttgggtttgaaTAATGTATGCATTGTGtatatgttattgattataaATGTGTGTGGGGGTGGGGGTTTGTTGGTGTTATTTACAATGCGACGAAAAGGTATGAATCAATAAATTGAGTGTCGAATTATGGTGTTCAGgaaatgactgaaatcatgGATACCAGTTAAGCAGATTGGATCTGTTATATGTGAAGTGATGAAAACCAATTAAGTATGGGAATTTGGAGAGAGATAATTGGTGCACTGACGTTTTGTTTGCCATTTTGGTGATTCAATCAGAGAGTGATATCTCAAATGGAATATATGAGGTTTTAGCAAACTGATGATCGTGAGTGTGTGTGAGATAGACTATTTGATTAATTCCTGGTTTTTGGTCATCAACCATGCACAATTTCACCATCTGTTATCATTCATCCAATTAACACTATATATTGTAAAATCACTTGCACGAAAACTTATCTAATGTAACAGGGGCGATGAACACGAAACCACCACCCATTTGGTGCATATCAGTAattcataatataatataatataatataatatatataattaaggaTTGATTGGACAATGTGGGCTTTCCTTTGTGTATCAAAATTCTCATCGTACACGTCTCCTCACATCATTTTGTCCAATCTGGGGATGTGAAGCCCATACTCTCAAAGTCTCATCACTTTAGTTTTGCTTTTCAGTTAACCCAGTAATGTATAAATGTACCGTTTGTGTAGCAAGTATAAAAAAGAAATTTTACTCCTCTGATCGGTTGCATTATTCAGAACCGACCCCTACTTTTATGTACAGTAACAGCAAGTAATTTAATGCGAATGTATTATTTGTTGTTTCTTGGGTTGGTTCCCAAAATTGGAGAAACAACAATGGATGGAAAAAATGGTAAGAAAAGCCAACAACTCTGACTTTGTTGTTGGAACAAGGAGCGGCATATTTTTAGTTTGCTGTAGTGTGGAACATGCAGGGCGGGCCTACAGAGTTGGATGGGGGGATGAATTTTCAGGAGCCATTCTATATGGAGTTAATGACATTTAGTTCAAGAAATGAAAGGATGCAGCATTTTATAAATCCAAACAAAAAAGAAACAACAGCGAAAAGAGACAAAACAATGAAACAGACTTAAAACCCCGTCACTCAATTCTCTTCACTCCCACTACCACTACCACTACCACTCACACTACATTTGTTTGTACGTACTCTTGTGACACTAGTAGGTACGCACATCATCTCCTTCACGTACAGCTATATATACATATGCATATCGCTCTCTGTATCTCTTCATTCTATCTCTCgcattatattaattaatcaatggGCGACCACGTCCCGAGCACCTACGATTTCTTGAACCTAAACACCAGCGGCCAGCCATCCAACAGAATACTGAACCACCCATCATCCTCCAATCTCTCTCGAATGTTCTCCTGCCTCTACTGCAACCGCAAGTTCTGCACTTCACAAGCTTTAGGGGGCCACCAGAATGCCCACAAGCGCGAGCGAGCCGCCACTCGCATGCACGCCGACTCCCTCTCGCATGCACGCCTCCACAACCAACCTCTGGAAATCAACTCCGGGGCGCATTACTGGGTGCATCCTCCGTCTGGTTCAGCAGTAGTTGAGGATGAGCGTGGTGTCAACCTGGACCTCACGCTTCGTCTGTGAATGGATGATATTCAACAGCTCGCCCAGCTacgattatatatattaattcgTTGTTGCCTTCTACTAATTTTAttaatgaatattgaagatggaTTTTAAGTAAAATTAGCTGGAGGGTATATAGCTAGCATCTAATCAAGCAGCTAGGGGGTTTTATTTGAAATGTTAatctatatattatatatgcatgtttgtctagttaataattattttggatAACATGACCATTAATATTATATGATGATGATCTTGCATTTGTCTTTCAATGCCATGAATCTTACTTGAATTGGTCattttagggattttatttctcaaattatatattcatttAATTTATAACCCCTTTTTTTGTTGTACAAATAAAGCACATGAAGCATGAGtagattaatttaatttaatggaCTTCTTAAAATACGAACAAGTTCCATCTTTTCACTTATTATAGTTTTTTTGTGCAAACAATGCACAATACTATGTAGCTAGGTACTCTCCCAATCTCAGGTCGTTGGGAGACCACCCATGCCCACACCATCAGTCTAGCTGCAACTATTTTTGGTTTACACACACAAACAGTAAATTATGAGCCAATTTGGATAtaactttaaaaaaatgttgaaaTAAGTTCAATTTTTTCaagtgtttttattttaaaaacagaACTGATTTTAGTATTCAagataaatattgaaaaacgttttttttattatttttaaatagagCCATAAGCCAGAACTTATAACTTCTAAAAATTAAGTGTATTTTTAGCAcaacttttataaaaaaacaatataCATTTAGACAAAACAATATttctttcaaaaaataaatgctttaaaatatatatatatatatatatatatatatatatatatatataatgtgtcAATTTGGAAGATATATAAAAGAATATGTATATTGTAACCATActcatttttataataaaaataatatttttggaaaaaataatatattttatggaTTTTGTTTAACAAAATTGACACATGAGACCGTCCCACCGcagtttttgtttttgttttttttaaaaaaacttatatTCCTAGCCTAATTGTTTATCTGTTATGTACCCGCCATTGATTATTAGGCTGTGTTTGGTAGCATGTATTAAGTAGGTTTGTGTTATTTTATCCATGATTATCCAATGTTTGGTTCATTTTTAATTAAACCCACCCAATCAACTGTCAAATGGACTATCTTGCACTAGCCTGTTTTAAATAAACTCGTGCCCCAGCCCATTATTAATAGTCCTTCTTTCTATCAAACGTGGCTTTTATTATAATACCCTTTATTCCAACCACAAAGCCCAAGAAAAGAGTCTTCTGCCAACTAAAAAACAACGTACGAAGGAAGAAAGAAGAATCCcctcttgagctagcttttggggttgagttaggtccaagttccaatcttaacatggtatcagagcacgggttccaccgttatgtgttggactgcctataattaggccactcattctgcccataattgggtcatttgtaaactccacgctcgagatgttcattcctgggcGTGAGAGATTGGGTGAGCCCTAACATCCTCTTTTATCTATGCCTATAGATATGTATCCCTAATACATATTATGCTTCAcccatttcttcatggagaacTTACTAGCTagccatactttagttgattgtaaCATATCTACATCATTCCTAATGAatagtatgtcatcaacataaagcaccaggaatgttcactcccactaaccttcttgtacacacaaggttcctcaggattcttggaaaaatcaaactcAGTGGCAGTGTTTGTCAAATTTGATGTTCTATCTCCTTGATGCCTGTTTGAGTGCATAAATGGATTTATGAAatttgcatactttatgctcaATTCCTACTGATGCGAATCCTTCAgattgagacatgtaaatctcttccttaatgtcTCCATTGAAGAGCGatgtcttcacatccatctgtcatGTTTCATAGTCATATCGTGTTGTTATGACTATcagtatcctaatggacttgaacattacAGCTGAAGAAAAGGCTTCCTTATAGTCAATAcattgcctttgagtatatctttttgctacCAATCTAGCATTGAAGATCATcaccttcccatccgctccaAATTTTCTTTTGTAAATCAATTTGtatcctatgggaacaattccctaaGATGTATCTACTAAGGAACATCCTTGGTTCGAGTACATGGAgtccatctcggactgcaaGGCATCAAGCTATTTAGATTAATCGGCATCAGAAAaatgcttccttgaaatttcttggatcaaATCTAGGAATGGGTTCACCTTGGCCTTATTCAAGAAGCAGGTTCATCCTATTAGGCGGTCTTTTAATCCTTTCGGATCTCCTAGGAATTTGTGTTTCTTTGGTTGGATGTTGGGTTTTGAGTTCGGCTACTTGTGTAATGGGTGGTACTCGaatctcttcgagttctatcatcccaCCTTTTATATTCAATAGAAACTCTTTCTctaagaaggtggcattctttgaaacaaacacttttgttttaCTGAGATAATAGAAGTAATATATAACAGAGTTATTTGGATATACCACAAAATAGCACAAATTGGCTTTACTATCAAATTTGTCTCCTACCacctgcttcacgtaagcaggcaatccccatattctcaagtaagaatatttgggttgctttctcatccatatctcatatgaaaTTTTATCCATTTCTTTGTATAGACTTGAATCAACAACCTTGCCGCTGTTTTAAGTGTAAATCCCCAAAGGGATGGTGGAAATTCAGTTAatccatcatagatcgaaccatgtccatcaatgtccGATTACGACATTCTGACACACCATTCCACTGGGGTGTGGCAGGCCGTGTGTCATAACGTCGTCCACTgtgagaatctcattctctttaacgtagtcttgaaactcagtactcaagtattctccccCTCGATATGATCGTAATGTTTTAATACTTTTTCCTAAATATTTCTCTGCTTCtgttctgaattctttgaacttttcaaaagtttcatatttgtattttattaaaaatacatACCCAAATCTCGAatggtcatcggtaaaggtaatgaagtaggaatgacCATTTCTTGTGCTAACACTTGGCGGACCACACATATCCGTATGGATCAACAGATtatgtgcacgttccactttccatccctaggaaaggggccttggtcattttttcttttagacaaGACTCACATATCTCTAGAGAGTTTACGTCTGACGAGTCAAACACGTcatctcccactagcttgtgtatccttctttgggaaatatgtcctagcctAACGTGCCACAGATGTGCTTGATATAGACTAtcttgtttttcttttgtttgttgttgaaatcgtgtttacttggacattcacttatcattgccaaaacatttccggcccaaataatttcttatgtccagacTTCTTCCAATGAAACATACATGTTTTATCTTATCGGCCCTTTTGGGCTCTTTAAGTGCCTTTTGGAGCTTGCCTCTTATTGGGCTTGTTTTTCTTGTAAGGGGcaaaacatttctttcccttatctTGTGGTCATTTTTCTTCCCTGACAAGAGGCCCACAAGAAGAAAACATTTTTGTACTTTATGGTGGCCTCATAAGTCATAAATGTATTGACTTGCTTATCAaagctatcatctatcttattcaaattgaagttcactataaacccgtcaaatgaggaagagaatgacaacaaattgatgtcatgAATTAACTCGTTTGGAATCACCTATTCTAGGCCCACCAACTTCTCAATAAGTCCAATCATATATACACCACGCTCATGAgccagagccccatcttgcatccatgtagtcatgagctccttgaaaatGGTGTGCATGATTGTACGGGTTTCATGcaccatacaaaagaaaagactATGATTCTTAAGAACCCGACgactcttgcatgtgtattcgaatgtcagcagcattcaacattttctcaaactgtctctacaattcatttgacatagaagcgaacATGTTACACTTTAGTTTGCATATTATGAtcccaccatcttgcatgctttgtcagttcagcaagacttacattagtgtgtatgctattttctccgaatttagaataATTTTCCCAGCCAATCTTAAAAATTAGTGTTAGGTTAGTTTGTTTTAATAACAGAAATGGATTACGTGATGAAATcataaatatactgatatggaaacagaataaacgttatcgactattttaaaataacttgtaagACGTAAAAGatggacttttgtttttacTAATTATCTCCCagtatttttgatatttttaccaCCATCTGATGAAAACGGAAAATCCAACTTTCTTAGTGAGTAGGCAAGTCCCAATTGCGAAATATTGATCATGAATAATACTAGccaatcataatttcaaaaatatagagcccaattgcaactccttgcaaccGTGACGTAATTCTGTCTCACGTTTGAGGAGAGTCCAATATTATGATCTCATTTCTCTTCACCTGTCGAGCCGACCCTTGAATGTCGAACCTTAGTAGATGGTCGCCATGATATCCCCTAATAATACGAGCCGAAGTCATGAGaattccacgtagttcacataaAAAATGTTAGTgtaagtcacagctttccggcatccAGGTCTCTCCAAATATGAGCTAGACATTGACTACGAATAGCGTACATCATGCAGCCACTGTTGATGGAAGAcaatgaattattaaaatttcttttaattatccttataattggctgatttaaattttggatctcatccaaaatgagggatattaattttaaaattttgtctcatcattaattttaaaaactcgtgccatgattgtttgtatgattgccgaattcatgcaactctttttattatattaataatagcACACATAATGATTACTTCTAATATATaacatacatcataaataataaagaaatatCGATAACCGAGAGAGAATTGATCCGTACGAGCCACATACGGATCCATGTCCATAACCTAggtaaatgcagggatgcaaatgcaatattacataagaTTCCAATATTTTACTTGTCTTCGATCCTCAAAACTCATTACGAGGATTGGGCATaccgtcttcaaatcttgatctcccactaattctaatatttacattaaatattcATGGCACATCGAGATATAAATTTAGGGGATGAGAATAGACCATAAACCAGGTCCACTTTTAATCATCAAATAGTCAAAAATTACAGCACGCAAAATGTCTTAACATACGCCTAGCACATTGGTAAtgactctcgatcatccttttaccatatgatataatatattatattaatccgataatatcacatattatcaaaaaatcgtgtatctcgtaaattatttaatttcaaataattaaatttcttataaAACACTTTTTAGCATAAATAATTaagatttcaaatatttattttgtaagatattaattttatcaaaaattattgtaggggtaaaatcgtcaatattttcataaaatatcaattcagCCCCTGAATTTTTCGACTGCCCGAGGCTTCCTTTGCAGCCCGAACTTTTCTGGCAGCATCTTGTGCGCTGTCTGAACTTTTTTAGGCAGCCCGCGGGAGG
Protein-coding sequences here:
- the LOC142522280 gene encoding uncharacterized protein At2g33490-like, with amino-acid sequence MKSSLVKLRKIAMNKSEPKDNWDLNIDGLTQAAKDMKDMRTCYDSLLSAAAATANSAYEFSESLLEMGSCLLDKTAIHDDGESGGTLSLLGRVQLELRKFVDIYRSHVIMTITNPSESLLSELRKVEEMKLQCDEKREMFEYMVGQLKEKGKSRHGKGETFTSQQVHAVREEYDEAARLCVFRVESLKQGQCRSLLTQAARHHAAQLNFFRKGLQSLEAVEPRVKNVAETHHIDYELGELCDGEVVDDEGNSFDTNDDRELSVDYRQSKQDLDNASVSRNSMELDHVVAPNPQMSRMKDNQAELMLNQQHRAGSHSAPINSEKFGPAERIREMQATVWKLNTHVLPTPAEAKSSRTNTCTPPTSTTLPNKSSKNLWHSSPLDTEKHKKFTDDHMSAHSTSKSLVAVEENSDKHFLPLPRPLNEVAAVPQVDGHGGIDTQKIKRQAFSGPLAPKPSSNKLQLFTNGPIGSTEPPQTISGMFSHVTCGPPPPPSSLNLPHNAAHPLLSSPKISELHELPRPPDSLASNPVRSAVALGHSAPLGNRNREISPTYRNPLRSSKEGSPLPLPRLSISRSFSIRTSSQEAISLHAGKGRQSSQISQNIEVASPPLTPIALLNMKLPNSGQIQGGN
- the LOC142523055 gene encoding putative inactive shikimate kinase like 1, chloroplastic isoform X1 — protein: MSIIQYQSCGCCRYSLPPPFFRPFSGFSGRSFPTPNSTARAVLENSTSDSVVEKVIEADPFSAIKKRASEISSDLKGTSIFLVGMNNSYKSSLGVILADALRYYFFDSDSLVEEAVGGKGAAVSLVESEKEGYLASETEVLKQLSSMGRLIVCAGNGAVKSSSNLALLRHGISIWIDVPLDLVAREIMEDRIQLSASDTTICNSSDEILDQLTTLYNSGRSGYSTADATISLQSSEGDRKTSESEEDDGRGCETILVTRWSRTSRLRFSSLEKSMKLYYSPKPTTSI
- the LOC142523055 gene encoding putative inactive shikimate kinase like 1, chloroplastic isoform X2; amino-acid sequence: MSIIQYQSCGCCRYSLPPPFFRPFSGFSGRSFPTPNSTARAVLENSTSDSVVEKVIEADPFSAIKKRASEISSDLKGTSIFLVGMNNSYKSSLGVILADALRYYFFDSDSLVEEAVGGKGAAVSLVESEKEGYLASETEVLKQLSSMGRLIVCAGNGAVKSSSNLALLRHGISIWIDVPLDLVAREIMEDRIQLSASDTTICNSSDEILDQLTTLYNSGRSGYSTADATISLQKLASELGYDELNEVTVEDMCMEVLKEIERLVRVKKMMEEAARPF